A genomic window from Labeo rohita strain BAU-BD-2019 chromosome 6, IGBB_LRoh.1.0, whole genome shotgun sequence includes:
- the rbm19 gene encoding probable RNA-binding protein 19, with protein MSRLIVKNLPNGMKEERFRKMFADFGTLTDCALKFTKDGKFRKFGFVGFKTEEDAKKALKHFHKSFVDTSRVTVEFCTDIGDPNKARPWSKHTRQPSSNKDTEEQKSHEQGEKDKKKQKKPLNVLGDLEKDESFQEFLAVHQNRTQAPTWANDTAEAISVGAEKKKKKKKEKEEKKKPKAAVSDDYLNFDSDESEDFSDAEDDEDADEEDKQNTDKEALKKGLSDMDYLRSKIVEKSDMLDEKEMEEDEDEEEDESDSANAADKNEEEEEEEEEEEESPAHNTDSAYESGDKTSSQKNANSAAQNMNEPSTEFTVKLRGAPFNATEQQVREFMIPLKPVAIRFGKNDDGRKSGYVYVDLRSETEVERALRLNKDYMGGRYIEVFRTNSFKNNRSAKTSEKERNFVHELRDDEEEEDVAESGRLFVRNLPYTCTEEELKEVFIKYGPLSEMLFPIDSLTKKPKGFAFVTYMIPENAVSALAQLDGHVFQGRVLHVMASRLKKETPDQGPNAPGSSSYKRQKDAKDKAASGSSHNWNTLFLGTSAVADAIAQKYNTTKSQVLDHESDGSLAVRMALGETQIVQETRQFLLDNGVSLDSFSQASGQRSNSVILVKNLPSGVQAAELEALFSPHGSLGRVVLPPSGLTAIVEFLEPTEAKRAFMKLAYTKFQHVPLYLEWAPVTVFTTPSPPKPEPKTKNASSENIDSAKKEEQEEQEEEEEDEEEEEEEEQILPGSTLFIKNLNFSTSEETLRETFSKCGVVKSCTISKKRDKGGKLLSMGYGFVQYKTPEAAQKAMRQLQHCKVDEHQLELKISERDVKSSVAQSKRKKQTARKQTTSKILVRNIPFQATVKELRELFCTFGELKTVRLPKKGIGGGHRGFGFIDFLTKQDAKKAFKALCHSTHLYGRRLVLEWADAEETVDDLRRKTAQHFHDAPKKRRKAEVLEGILEQMEVGEEDGE; from the exons ATGTCAAGGTTAATAGTCAAGAATCTCCCAAATGGG ATGAAGGAAGAACGTTTCCGTAAGATGTTTGCGGATTTTGGGACGCTTACAGATTGTGCGTTAAAATTCACCAAAGATGGTAAATTTCGCAAATTTGGATTTGTAGGCTTCAAGACAGAGGAAGATGCAAAGAAAGCTCTAAAACATTTCCACAAGAGCTTTGTGGACACATCTAGAGTTACT GTGGAATTCTGCACAGATATTGGAGACCCAAACAAAGCCAGGCCTTGGAGCAAACACACACGCCAACCATCATCAAACAAAGACACAGAAGAACAGAAATCACATGAACAAGgagaaaaagataaaaag AAGCAGAAGAAGCCTTTGAATGTTCTTGGAGAT CTTGAAAAAGACGAGAGCTTCCAGGAGTTTCTCGCTGTGCATCAGAATCGTACACAGGCGCCTACTTGGGCCAATGACACTGCAGAAGCGATTTCTGTTGGAGctgaaaagaagaagaagaagaagaaggagaaggaggagaagaagaagcCGAAAGCGGCTGTTAGTGATGATTACCTAAACTTTGACTCTGATGAATCTGAGGACTTTAGTGATGCTGAGGATGATGAAGATGCTGATGAAGAGGACAAACAAA ATACTGATAAGGAAGCCTTGAAGAAAGGCCTGTCTGATATGGACTATCTTCGCTCCAAAATTGTGGAGAAATCAGACATGCTGGATGAGAAAGAGATGGAAGAGGATGAGGATGAAGAAGAAGATGAAAGTGACAGTGCTAATGCTGCTGATAAgaatgaggaggaggaggaggaggaggaggaggaggaagagtcCCCAGCCCATAACACAGACAGTGCTTATGAGAGTGGTGACAAGACAAGCAGCCAGAAAAACGCAAACTCAGCAGCTCAGAACATG AATGAGCCGAGCACAGAGTTCACAGTCAAGCTACGAGGTGCCCCATTCAACGCCACAGAG CAACAAGTGAGAGAATTTATGATACCTTTGAAACCTGTTGCCATCCGATTTGGCAAAAACGATGATGGGCGCAAATCAG GTTATGTGTATGTGGACCTGCGCTCCGAAACAGAGGTTGAGAGGGCCCTGCGCTTAAACAAAGACTACATGG GGGGGCGCTACATTGAAGTGTTCAGAACCAacagctttaaaaataataggtCTGCAAAGACAagcgagaaagagagaaattTTGTGCATGAGCTGAGGGACgatgaggaagaggaagacGTGGCAGAATCAGGAAGACTTTTTGTCAGGAACCTGCCCTACACATGCACTGAAGAAGAACTGAAAGAAGTCTTCATCAAATATG GTCCTCTTTCTGAGATGCTTTTTCCCATAGACAGTCTGACTAAGAAGCCGAAGGGCTTTGCCTTTGTGACATACATGATACCTGAGAATGCAGTCTCAGCCTTGGCTCAACTGGACGGCCACGTATTCCAG GGGCGGGTGCTGCACGTCATGGCTTCAAGGCTGAAGAAGGAAACGCCCGATCAAGGGCCCAATGCTCCGGGCAGCTCCTCGTATAAGAGGCAGAAAGATGCCAAAGACAAAGCCGCCAGTGGCAG CTCTCATAACTGGAACACCCTGTTTTTGGGCACGAGTGCAGTAGCCGATGCCATCGCTCAGAAATACAACACGACCAAGAGCCAAGTGTTAGATCAC GAGTCTGATGGCAGTCTGGCTGTGAGGATGGCCCTCGGAGAGACGCAGATCGTACAAGAGACTAGACAGTTTCTCCTGGACAATGGAGTGTCTCTGGACTCATTTAGTCAG GCATCAGGTCAGCGCAGTAACTCTGTGATCCTGGTGAAGAACTTGCCCTCAGGAGTGCAGGCCGCAGAGCTGGAGGCTCTGTTTTCGCCTCATGGATCTCTGGGAAGAGTTGTACTGCCCCCATCTGGCCTCACTGCTATAGTGGAGTTCCTAGAGCCTACTGAAGCCAAGCGGGCcttcatgaaacttgcatacACCAAG TTCCAGCATGTTCCGTTGTATCTGGAATGGGCTCCTGTAACGGTCTTTACAACTCCCTCACCACCCAAACCAG AGCCTAAAACGAAAAATGCATCTTCTGAGAACATTGACTCGGCCAAAAAGGAAGAACAGGAGGaacaggaggaggaggaggaggatgaagaggaggaggaggaggaagagcaGATTTTGCCCGGCTCGACTCTCTTCATTAAAAACCTCAACTTTAGCACATCAGAGGAAACATTACGGGAG ACATTTTCTAAATGCGGTGTGGTGAAAAGCTGCACGATATCAAAGAAGAGAGATAAAGGAG GTAAATTGTTATCAATGGGTTATGGCTTTGTGCAGTACAAAACTCCAGAGGCGGCACAGAAAGCCATGAGACAGCTGCAG CACTGTAAAGTAGATGAGCACCAGCTTGAGCTGAAAATATCAGAAAGAGATGTCAA GTCAAGTGTGGCGCAATCCAAGAGGAAAAAGCAAACCGCCAGGAAACAGACGACCTCTAAAATCCTTGTGCGAAACATCCCCTTCCAGGCCACAGTCAAAGAACTGCGGGAACTCTTTTG tactTTTGGAGAGCTGAAGACAGTCCGCCTGCCAAAGAAAGGGATCGGTGGAGGCCACCGTGGTTTTGGCTTCATTGATTTCCTCACTAAACAGGATGCCAAG AAAGCATTCAAAGCTCTGTGCCACAGCACCCATCTTTATGGCAGGAGGTTGGTGTTGGAGTGGGCGGATGCAGAGGAGACTGTGGACGACCTGAGACGGAAAACCGCACAACACTTTCATG ATGCTCCTAAGAAGCGGAGGAAGGCGGAGGTGTTAGAGGGAATCTTGGAGCAGATGGAGGTCGGGGAGGAAGACGGGGAGTGA